One genomic segment of Rhizobium gallicum bv. gallicum R602sp includes these proteins:
- a CDS encoding NAD(P)/FAD-dependent oxidoreductase, with protein MSPLIHHISSDETLPKSADVVIIGGGIVGASAAYFLARRGLSVALIEKGYVGCEQSSRNWGWCRRQNRDERELPLANLALRLWEELTKEIGHDLGFRRCGLIYATADQKQLAEWDKWREVGRRFDVNTRLLTADEATAAVPAAGGRKWLGGVHAAEDGKAEPALAAPRIAEGARLHGATIHQNCAARGLDITNGQVSGVVTENGLIRTTAVLCAAGAWASAFLRMHAVSLPQASVRQTALRTGPAPDFGGAVYTSDFAMTRRLDGSYTIAVSGKATLEITPQGIRYVRPFLPMFMKRLKAVEIGIGRSFFEGPDSLRRWYLDRPTPFERIRVLDPAPDKRMLATIMTRVKALFPTVADAGVVSSWGGYIDSTPDAVPVVSPVDSIGGVFVAAGCSGHGFGAGPGIGHLAADLVAGDAASIDPTPFRLSRFTDRSKIEVGDF; from the coding sequence ATGTCCCCTTTAATCCACCACATCAGCAGCGATGAAACTCTACCCAAGTCAGCAGACGTCGTGATAATCGGCGGCGGGATTGTCGGCGCCAGCGCGGCCTATTTCCTGGCACGACGCGGTCTGTCGGTGGCGCTTATCGAAAAGGGGTATGTCGGCTGCGAACAGTCGAGCCGGAACTGGGGCTGGTGCCGTCGGCAGAACCGGGATGAACGTGAGTTGCCGCTTGCCAATCTGGCGCTACGGCTGTGGGAAGAGCTCACCAAAGAGATCGGGCATGACCTCGGATTTCGTCGTTGCGGGCTCATCTATGCGACCGCCGATCAAAAGCAGCTCGCCGAATGGGACAAATGGCGCGAGGTTGGCCGACGGTTCGACGTCAATACGCGGTTGCTTACGGCCGACGAGGCCACTGCCGCCGTTCCGGCGGCAGGCGGCCGCAAATGGCTGGGCGGTGTCCATGCAGCAGAAGATGGCAAGGCCGAGCCCGCGCTCGCCGCTCCTCGGATCGCCGAGGGTGCGCGCCTGCATGGCGCGACCATTCATCAGAACTGCGCGGCACGTGGCCTGGATATCACCAATGGGCAAGTGAGCGGCGTCGTCACCGAGAACGGCCTTATCCGAACCACCGCGGTCCTATGTGCCGCCGGTGCCTGGGCATCTGCTTTCCTGCGCATGCATGCGGTTTCGCTGCCGCAGGCCAGCGTCCGTCAGACCGCCTTGCGGACCGGTCCTGCACCGGATTTTGGCGGGGCAGTCTATACTTCCGACTTTGCCATGACGCGCCGGCTCGATGGCAGCTACACGATCGCGGTCAGCGGCAAGGCGACCCTCGAGATCACGCCGCAGGGGATCCGCTATGTCCGCCCGTTTTTGCCGATGTTCATGAAACGGCTGAAGGCCGTCGAGATCGGCATAGGCCGCTCGTTCTTCGAGGGCCCGGACTCACTCCGTCGCTGGTATCTCGACAGGCCGACCCCCTTTGAGCGCATCCGCGTCCTCGATCCCGCTCCGGACAAGCGGATGCTGGCAACCATCATGACGCGGGTAAAGGCCCTGTTCCCCACCGTTGCCGATGCCGGCGTCGTGTCCTCCTGGGGCGGGTATATCGACTCCACACCGGACGCAGTACCCGTGGTTTCCCCGGTGGACAGCATTGGCGGAGTATTCGTCGCCGCAGGCTGTTCTGGACACGGCTTCGGCGCTGGCCCAGGCATTGGCCATCTGGCGGCGGATCTGGTCGCGGGCGACGCGGCAAGCATCGATCCGACTCCGTTCCGCCTGTCGCGCTTCACGGACAGATCGAAAATTGAAGTTGGCGACTTCTAA
- a CDS encoding TIGR03862 family flavoprotein, with the protein MKKKQISIIGGGPAGLMAAEVLSAAGHAVTIYEAMPTVARKFLLAGKSGLNITHSEDYVRFVARFGKASDQLRAALDGFKPDDVRAWAEGLGTETFTGSSGRVFPKVMKASPLLRAWIARLEAHGVSILTRHRWTGFEDGGYAFETPQGHRVIHPDAALLALGGASWPRLGSNAAWVPWLHEKGVSIAPFRPANCGFDVDWSETFRDRFAGKPLKSVTATSPAGTFPGEFVITRHGIEGSLVYAHSAALRDALETGNPASLLVDLAPGRSAERLSKDLARQDRKGSFSNRLRKGAGLDGVKTGLLRELAKETDLQDPSKLASHVKSLPIPLTRPRPITEAISSAGGIEWSALDDGYMLSAIPGLFAAGEMLDWEAPTGGYLLTACVATGNAAGVGIGKWLGFGGRPAIPQ; encoded by the coding sequence ATGAAGAAGAAACAGATCTCGATCATCGGCGGCGGACCGGCGGGCTTGATGGCGGCCGAGGTACTCTCGGCAGCCGGGCACGCCGTCACCATCTACGAAGCGATGCCCACGGTGGCGCGCAAATTCCTGCTCGCCGGAAAGTCCGGCCTCAATATCACCCATTCGGAAGATTATGTGCGCTTCGTTGCCCGCTTCGGCAAAGCGTCCGACCAGCTGCGCGCCGCCTTGGACGGCTTCAAGCCCGACGATGTCCGGGCCTGGGCGGAAGGGCTTGGCACAGAGACCTTCACTGGCTCCTCCGGCCGGGTCTTCCCGAAAGTCATGAAGGCCTCACCGCTGTTGCGCGCCTGGATCGCGCGTCTGGAAGCCCACGGCGTTTCGATCCTGACACGCCACCGCTGGACCGGCTTCGAGGACGGCGGCTACGCGTTCGAAACGCCGCAAGGCCATCGCGTCATCCACCCTGATGCCGCCTTGCTGGCACTTGGCGGCGCCAGTTGGCCGCGCCTCGGCTCGAATGCCGCCTGGGTACCGTGGCTCCACGAAAAGGGCGTGAGCATCGCGCCGTTCCGCCCCGCCAATTGTGGCTTCGACGTCGATTGGAGCGAGACTTTTCGCGACCGTTTCGCGGGCAAGCCGCTCAAATCCGTCACCGCCACCTCGCCCGCCGGCACCTTCCCCGGCGAATTCGTCATCACCCGCCATGGCATCGAGGGCAGTCTTGTCTACGCCCATTCCGCAGCACTGCGCGACGCGCTCGAAACCGGCAACCCCGCATCCCTGCTTGTCGACCTCGCACCTGGCCGAAGCGCCGAGCGCCTTTCAAAGGACCTCGCCCGCCAGGACAGGAAAGGCAGCTTCTCCAACCGCCTCCGCAAAGGCGCCGGCCTCGATGGCGTCAAAACCGGCCTGCTGCGCGAACTCGCAAAGGAAACCGACCTTCAGGACCCATCGAAGCTCGCAAGCCATGTCAAATCCCTGCCGATCCCTCTCACCCGCCCCCGCCCCATCACTGAGGCCATATCCTCCGCCGGCGGCATCGAATGGAGCGCGCTTGACGATGGCTATATGCTAAGTGCCATTCCTGGCCTTTTCGCCGCCGGAGAAATGCTCGACTGGGAAGCCCCGACCGGCGGATATTTGCTGACGGCGTGCGTGGCGACGGGGAATGCTGCGGGGGTGGGGATCGGCAAGTGGCTGGGGTTTGGTGGTCGCCCTGCGATACCACAATAA
- a CDS encoding OsmC family protein, translating into MADLKARPRPTGATAVLGRAGFAHVTSVTKGELDIVTSPSQPGFNPLDLLYSSLSACLVLSARIAASQMGVLDRITELTADVTGEKATEGPSRVERFNIVFAIKGDIDERTRQKIAHTAEEICTVSNTIRGNPEFATEIFG; encoded by the coding sequence ATGGCCGACCTCAAGGCAAGACCAAGACCCACAGGCGCCACCGCCGTTCTCGGGCGCGCCGGCTTTGCGCATGTCACCTCGGTGACGAAGGGTGAGCTCGACATCGTCACCAGCCCGTCGCAGCCGGGTTTCAATCCGCTGGACCTGCTTTATTCCTCGCTGTCGGCCTGCCTGGTGTTGAGCGCGCGCATTGCCGCAAGCCAGATGGGCGTCCTCGACAGAATTACTGAATTGACTGCTGACGTCACCGGCGAGAAGGCGACGGAGGGGCCCTCGCGCGTTGAGAGGTTCAATATCGTCTTCGCCATCAAGGGCGACATCGACGAGAGGACGCGGCAGAAGATCGCGCATACGGCGGAGGAAATCTGCACCGTAAGCAATACGATCCGCGGCAATCCGGAATTCGCTACCGAAATTTTTGGCTGA
- a CDS encoding DMT family transporter: protein MSQAASATVETAPSNRLALAALILGGAAIGGSPIFVRLSEVGPMATAFWRVALAMIPLFIFSLIKGKDAGSKPEKLSDYALLVLPGVILALDLAAWHLSITMTSVANATLLANLAPVFVTVIGFLFFQAAVTRLFVLGLALALAGVIILKGGPSTFGNGDLLGDGIAIVAALFYAGYILAIGRLRSRFDTLRIMLWSTASAAVFVFPLAFAFEDQIWPATVYGWAMVFGLAFVSHAGGQVAITYALAYLPAAFSSLTLLLQPVVAAILAWILLNEAIGPMQAIGGAVVLAGIMIARRG, encoded by the coding sequence ATGTCGCAGGCCGCTTCCGCAACCGTCGAAACCGCACCTTCCAATCGCCTTGCCCTCGCGGCACTGATCCTTGGCGGGGCGGCGATCGGCGGCTCGCCGATCTTCGTGCGGCTGTCGGAAGTCGGACCGATGGCGACGGCGTTCTGGCGCGTCGCGCTCGCCATGATACCGCTCTTCATCTTTTCGCTGATTAAGGGCAAGGATGCCGGTTCAAAGCCGGAAAAGCTTTCGGACTATGCGCTTCTGGTCCTGCCAGGTGTGATCCTCGCCCTGGATCTTGCTGCATGGCATCTTTCGATCACGATGACATCGGTTGCCAATGCGACGCTGCTGGCGAATCTTGCGCCCGTCTTCGTCACGGTCATCGGCTTCCTGTTCTTCCAAGCGGCGGTGACGCGGCTCTTCGTTCTTGGCCTTGCACTGGCATTGGCCGGCGTCATCATCCTGAAGGGCGGGCCTTCGACCTTTGGGAACGGGGATCTGCTGGGCGATGGCATCGCGATCGTCGCGGCGTTGTTCTATGCCGGATACATCCTTGCGATCGGCAGGCTCAGAAGCCGGTTCGATACCCTCCGCATCATGCTCTGGAGTACGGCGTCTGCGGCGGTTTTCGTATTTCCGCTGGCTTTCGCCTTCGAGGATCAGATCTGGCCAGCCACGGTTTACGGCTGGGCGATGGTTTTCGGCCTCGCCTTCGTCAGCCATGCAGGCGGGCAAGTGGCGATCACTTATGCGCTCGCGTATCTGCCAGCCGCCTTCTCCTCGCTGACGCTGCTGCTGCAGCCCGTCGTCGCGGCAATTCTAGCCTGGATACTTCTCAACGAAGCGATCGGCCCGATGCAGGCAATCGGCGGGGCAGTCGTGCTCGCCGGGATCATGATCGCCCGGCGAGGCTGA
- a CDS encoding polysaccharide pyruvyl transferase family protein produces the protein MQETNITIINRLQGLIANNLSDLVDPQERFALLDFPNHYNIGDSAIWLGELAYFDRRKTRPAYVTEIPTYDEERMLATIGNGRIFLHGGGNFGDIWAGYRQFREGMLTKFKGRPIVQMPQTIHFKEQANIDSTARAIEQHGNFTLLVRDKKSLEFARRWFQCETRLCPDMAFCIGPVARPGPQHELLLNLREDQEVGTPQDLTAATGRPGTVKSDWPDEPADFQRQTKHTAILKGLMSGKIGGRARMTELAYRERAQQRFDRGVALLGSARQVITDRMHGHIMCVLIGADHCVLDNSYGKTSSFIEAWGTCNTEKAALAATVDEALAILDARRVRPAAVA, from the coding sequence ATGCAGGAAACCAACATTACGATCATCAACCGCCTCCAGGGTCTGATCGCAAACAACCTCTCCGATCTTGTCGATCCGCAGGAGCGCTTCGCGCTGCTCGATTTCCCCAACCACTACAATATCGGCGACAGCGCCATCTGGCTCGGAGAGCTCGCCTATTTCGACCGCCGCAAGACGCGGCCGGCCTATGTGACCGAGATTCCGACCTACGATGAGGAGCGGATGCTCGCGACAATTGGCAACGGCCGCATCTTCCTGCACGGCGGCGGCAATTTCGGCGACATATGGGCCGGCTATCGCCAGTTCCGCGAAGGCATGCTGACAAAATTCAAGGGACGCCCGATCGTCCAGATGCCGCAGACGATCCATTTCAAGGAGCAGGCCAATATCGATAGCACGGCCCGCGCCATCGAGCAGCACGGCAACTTCACGCTCCTGGTGCGCGACAAGAAGAGCCTGGAATTCGCGCGCCGCTGGTTCCAGTGCGAAACGCGCCTTTGCCCGGACATGGCCTTCTGCATCGGCCCGGTCGCACGCCCGGGCCCGCAGCACGAGTTGCTGCTCAATCTCCGCGAAGATCAGGAAGTCGGAACTCCGCAGGATCTCACCGCTGCCACGGGACGTCCCGGCACCGTCAAATCCGACTGGCCGGACGAGCCCGCCGATTTCCAGCGGCAAACCAAGCATACCGCGATCCTGAAGGGCCTGATGTCGGGGAAGATCGGCGGACGCGCCCGCATGACGGAGCTTGCTTATCGCGAGCGTGCACAGCAGCGTTTCGATCGCGGCGTGGCCTTGCTCGGCTCGGCGCGCCAGGTCATCACCGACCGCATGCACGGCCACATCATGTGCGTATTGATCGGCGCCGATCACTGCGTGCTGGACAACAGCTACGGCAAGACGAGCAGCTTCATCGAGGCCTGGGGCACCTGCAACACCGAAAAGGCAGCCCTTGCAGCAACCGTCGACGAGGCGCTCGCCATCCTCGACGCCCGCCGCGTGCGGCCTGCCGCAGTTGCCTGA
- a CDS encoding lipopolysaccharide biosynthesis protein codes for MADNAVAHADLKKKTALSVLWSVIRVAWSTVATFVIFVILARILGPADFGTFALASLFVEIGRVLAYAGLGDAITRQLDLDEELADTCFWATVAFSAIVALLVFVFAPSYGQFVRDPSVAGILQWLAPLLPLSSLAVIHNARLARDFGHKSLAAQSITASLLSGTTAVICAYLGWGIWALVAQTAVNAAVTVVLGWVSYPWMPRLRFNLEKFRSVFLFSVSLVVTQLMWMLLARVQDIFISRWYGAVEVGRYRIAWRLIELIGQAVLAPIGSVSLVTLSRLQNDRTAFRNAYNKIVGAAALGTIPLLFGFGALSNDMIALLFGDKWGNAGDIATVLVLMSVPFVTNFFASSALSAVNRAESILSVAALQLAVTLILTWLLVPYGIFAVAAGYVLRAWLTMPYQQYVLSRYAGIDAAGTFKAVALPFCGGAVMALCVWFAHPYIAGYLQSRWLSLGLSIGLGAVIYLAFLPIFGRKAIRPYIALGKSLLPFGKRAEA; via the coding sequence ATGGCAGATAATGCAGTTGCGCATGCCGACCTGAAGAAGAAGACTGCGCTCTCCGTCCTCTGGTCGGTGATCCGCGTTGCGTGGAGCACCGTCGCAACCTTCGTCATCTTCGTCATCCTTGCCCGCATCCTTGGGCCTGCCGATTTCGGAACCTTCGCGCTCGCCAGCCTTTTCGTCGAGATCGGCCGTGTGCTTGCCTATGCCGGCCTCGGTGATGCGATTACCCGGCAGCTCGATCTCGACGAGGAACTTGCCGATACCTGCTTCTGGGCAACGGTCGCCTTCAGCGCCATCGTCGCGTTGCTCGTCTTCGTCTTCGCTCCCTCTTACGGCCAATTCGTCCGCGATCCTTCGGTGGCCGGTATCCTGCAGTGGCTCGCGCCGTTGCTGCCCCTTTCGTCGCTTGCGGTCATCCACAATGCTCGGCTTGCGCGCGACTTCGGTCACAAGAGCCTTGCAGCGCAGAGCATCACCGCAAGCCTGCTTTCCGGCACCACGGCTGTCATCTGCGCCTATCTCGGCTGGGGCATCTGGGCGCTGGTGGCGCAGACGGCCGTCAATGCGGCCGTCACCGTCGTCCTCGGCTGGGTGTCTTACCCGTGGATGCCGCGCCTGCGCTTCAATCTCGAAAAATTCCGTTCCGTCTTCCTTTTCAGCGTTAGCCTCGTGGTGACGCAGCTCATGTGGATGCTGCTTGCTCGCGTGCAGGATATCTTCATTTCCCGCTGGTACGGCGCCGTCGAAGTCGGCCGCTATCGCATCGCCTGGCGGCTGATCGAACTGATCGGCCAGGCCGTGCTGGCGCCCATCGGCAGTGTTTCGCTGGTCACGCTGTCGCGCCTGCAGAACGATCGCACCGCCTTCCGCAATGCCTACAACAAGATCGTCGGTGCTGCGGCACTCGGCACGATCCCGTTGCTCTTCGGTTTCGGCGCGCTGTCGAATGACATGATCGCCCTGCTCTTCGGAGACAAATGGGGCAATGCCGGCGATATCGCCACCGTGCTGGTGCTGATGTCCGTGCCTTTCGTCACGAACTTCTTCGCATCCTCGGCGCTCTCGGCCGTTAACCGCGCGGAATCGATCCTCTCGGTCGCCGCGCTCCAGCTTGCGGTGACGCTGATCCTCACCTGGCTGCTCGTTCCCTACGGCATCTTCGCGGTGGCGGCAGGCTATGTGCTGCGGGCCTGGCTGACGATGCCTTACCAGCAATATGTGTTGAGCAGATATGCCGGGATCGATGCAGCCGGCACATTCAAGGCGGTTGCGCTTCCCTTCTGCGGCGGCGCCGTCATGGCTCTCTGCGTCTGGTTCGCCCATCCCTACATCGCCGGGTATCTTCAAAGCCGCTGGCTGTCGCTCGGCCTCAGCATCGGCCTTGGTGCCGTCATCTACCTGGCCTTTCTTCCGATCTTCGGCAGAAAGGCCATCCGTCCCTACATCGCACTCGGCAAGTCGCTGCTGCCGTTCGGCAAACGGGCTGAGGCCTAG